A stretch of Anas acuta chromosome 3, bAnaAcu1.1, whole genome shotgun sequence DNA encodes these proteins:
- the BLK gene encoding tyrosine-protein kinase Blk isoform X1 — protein MGLLGSKNQLTSNEKCTSKHKSKPPAAPPKGRQFINIPHLNQASVQENVIVIALYDFAASSDRDLELVKGEKLQVLSNEGEWWLAKSLSTGKKGYIPSNFVAQVDSLEEEKWYFKTLSRKDAERLLLSSGNKVGSFLVRESETSKGAYSLSVRDSDSAHGDIIKHYRIRSLDGGGYYISPRTTFASLPELIHHYSQKVDGLCQRLTAPCISLVPQRPWAQDEWEIPRESLKLVKKLGSGQFGEVWMGYYKNNIKVAVKTMKEGSMDPDAFLAEANLMKRLQHNKLVRLYAVVTKQPIYIVTEYMANGCLLDYLKTEEGSQLNLPKLIDMSAQVAEGMAYIERMNSIHRDLRAANILVSETLCCKIADFGLARIIEDEYLAQEGAKFPIKWTAPEAINFGVFTIKSDVWSFGILLTEIITYGRIPYPGMTNPEVIRNLERGYRMPCPDMCPAELYNIILKCWRNKPEERPTFEYLQSVLEDFYTATEKQYEPEPQL, from the exons ATGGGCTTGCTTGGAAGCAAAAACCAGCTGACATCCAACGAGAAATGCACTTCAAAACACAAGAGTAAacctcctgctgccccaccCAAG GGCAGACAATTTATCAACATCCCTCATCTAAACCAAGCCTCTGTACAAG aaaacGTCATTGTGATTGCGCTGTACGACTTTGCTGCCTCAAGTGACCGGGACCTGGAGCTGGTCAAGGGGGAGAAACTCCAAGTCCTCTCCAA cgAGGGGGAGTGGTGGCTGGCAAAATCCCTCAGCACCGGGAAGAAAGGCTACATCCCCAGCAACTTCGTCGCACAAGTGGACAgcttggaagaagaaaa GTGGTATTTTAAAACTCTGAGCAGAAAAGATGCTGAACGGCTGCTGTTGTCTTCTGGTAACAAAGTTGGCTCGTTCCTTGTCAGAGAGAGTGAGACCAGCAAAG GTGCCTATTCCTTGTCCGTGAGAGACAGCGACTCTGCCCACGGGGACATCATCAAACACTACAGGATCCGCTCCTTGGATGGCGGGGGTTATTACATCTCCCCCAGGACAACGTTCGCCAGCCTGCCAGAGCTAATCCATCATTACAGCC AGAAGGTAGACGGCCTGTGCCAGAGGCTCACAGCTCCCTGCATATCCCTGGTTCCCCAGAGGCCCTGGGCACAGGACGAGTGGGAGATCCCGCGGGAGTCTCTGAAACTTGTGAAGAAGCTCGGCAGTGGGCAGTTTGGGGAAGTGTGGATGG GCTACTACAAGAACAACATCAAGGTGGCTGTGAAGACCATGAAGGAGGGCAGCATGGATCCTGACGCCTTCTTGGCAGAGGCAAACCTGATGAAGAGGCTCCAGCATAACAAGCTGGTCCGGCTATATGCGGTAGTCACAAAGCAGCCAATCTACATCGTGACAGAGTACATGGCCAATG ggtGTTTGCTGGATTACTTGAAGACAGAGGAAGGAAGCCAACTGAATCTCCCAAAACTCATTGATATGTCTGCTCAG GTGGCAGAGGGGATGGCGTACATCGAGCGAATGAATTCCATCCACCGTGACCTGAGAGCCGCCAACATCCTCGTCTCGGAGACGCTCTGCTGCAAAATTGCTGATTTTGGCCTGGCCAGGATCATCGAGGACGAATACTTGGCACAAGAAG GAGCCAAGTTCCCGATCAAATGGACAGCACCAGAGGCCATTAACTTTGGAGTTTTCACCATCAAATCTGACGTGTGGTCTTTTGGGATCCTCCTGACCGAAATCATAACCTATGGCAGGATCCCTTACCCAG GGATGACCAACCCCGAGGTGATTCGCAACCTGGAGCGGGGCTACCGCATGCCCTGCCCGGACATGTGTCCTGCCGAGCTCTACAACATCATCCTGAAGTGCTGGCGAAACAAGCCCGAGGAGCGCCCGACCTTTGAGTACCTGCAGTCGGTCCTCGAGGACTTTTACACGGCCACGGAGAAGCAGTACGAGCCGGAGCCGCAGCTGTAG
- the BLK gene encoding tyrosine-protein kinase Blk isoform X2 translates to MEHLPWVGPVLRPSLDRASRSGCVASRMGLLGSKNQLTSNEKCTSKHKSKPPAAPPKGRQFINIPHLNQASVQENVIVIALYDFAASSDRDLELVKGEKLQVLSNEGEWWLAKSLSTGKKGYIPSNFVAQVDSLEEEKWYFKTLSRKDAERLLLSSGNKVGSFLVRESETSKGAYSLSVRDSDSAHGDIIKHYRIRSLDGGGYYISPRTTFASLPELIHHYSQKVDGLCQRLTAPCISLVPQRPWAQDEWEIPRESLKLVKKLGSGQFGEVWMGYYKNNIKVAVKTMKEGSMDPDAFLAEANLMKRLQHNKLVRLYAVVTKQPIYIVTEYMANGCLLDYLKTEEGSQLNLPKLIDMSAQVAEGMAYIERMNSIHRDLRAANILVSETLCCKIADFGLARIIEDEYLAQEGAKFPIKWTAPEAINFGVFTIKSDVWSFGILLTEIITYGRIPYPGMTNPEVIRNLERGYRMPCPDMCPAELYNIILKCWRNKPEERPTFEYLQSVLEDFYTATEKQYEPEPQL, encoded by the exons GATGGGCTTGCTTGGAAGCAAAAACCAGCTGACATCCAACGAGAAATGCACTTCAAAACACAAGAGTAAacctcctgctgccccaccCAAG GGCAGACAATTTATCAACATCCCTCATCTAAACCAAGCCTCTGTACAAG aaaacGTCATTGTGATTGCGCTGTACGACTTTGCTGCCTCAAGTGACCGGGACCTGGAGCTGGTCAAGGGGGAGAAACTCCAAGTCCTCTCCAA cgAGGGGGAGTGGTGGCTGGCAAAATCCCTCAGCACCGGGAAGAAAGGCTACATCCCCAGCAACTTCGTCGCACAAGTGGACAgcttggaagaagaaaa GTGGTATTTTAAAACTCTGAGCAGAAAAGATGCTGAACGGCTGCTGTTGTCTTCTGGTAACAAAGTTGGCTCGTTCCTTGTCAGAGAGAGTGAGACCAGCAAAG GTGCCTATTCCTTGTCCGTGAGAGACAGCGACTCTGCCCACGGGGACATCATCAAACACTACAGGATCCGCTCCTTGGATGGCGGGGGTTATTACATCTCCCCCAGGACAACGTTCGCCAGCCTGCCAGAGCTAATCCATCATTACAGCC AGAAGGTAGACGGCCTGTGCCAGAGGCTCACAGCTCCCTGCATATCCCTGGTTCCCCAGAGGCCCTGGGCACAGGACGAGTGGGAGATCCCGCGGGAGTCTCTGAAACTTGTGAAGAAGCTCGGCAGTGGGCAGTTTGGGGAAGTGTGGATGG GCTACTACAAGAACAACATCAAGGTGGCTGTGAAGACCATGAAGGAGGGCAGCATGGATCCTGACGCCTTCTTGGCAGAGGCAAACCTGATGAAGAGGCTCCAGCATAACAAGCTGGTCCGGCTATATGCGGTAGTCACAAAGCAGCCAATCTACATCGTGACAGAGTACATGGCCAATG ggtGTTTGCTGGATTACTTGAAGACAGAGGAAGGAAGCCAACTGAATCTCCCAAAACTCATTGATATGTCTGCTCAG GTGGCAGAGGGGATGGCGTACATCGAGCGAATGAATTCCATCCACCGTGACCTGAGAGCCGCCAACATCCTCGTCTCGGAGACGCTCTGCTGCAAAATTGCTGATTTTGGCCTGGCCAGGATCATCGAGGACGAATACTTGGCACAAGAAG GAGCCAAGTTCCCGATCAAATGGACAGCACCAGAGGCCATTAACTTTGGAGTTTTCACCATCAAATCTGACGTGTGGTCTTTTGGGATCCTCCTGACCGAAATCATAACCTATGGCAGGATCCCTTACCCAG GGATGACCAACCCCGAGGTGATTCGCAACCTGGAGCGGGGCTACCGCATGCCCTGCCCGGACATGTGTCCTGCCGAGCTCTACAACATCATCCTGAAGTGCTGGCGAAACAAGCCCGAGGAGCGCCCGACCTTTGAGTACCTGCAGTCGGTCCTCGAGGACTTTTACACGGCCACGGAGAAGCAGTACGAGCCGGAGCCGCAGCTGTAG